Part of the Arvicanthis niloticus isolate mArvNil1 chromosome 3, mArvNil1.pat.X, whole genome shotgun sequence genome is shown below.
CCTCCCAGGGGCCAGCTGTGACATGGGGCTCAACCACATCCCCAGTGTTAACTCTTTCCCTAAAACCAGAAGATGAATATAGACTATTTCAATCTGGTAATCAGAAGCACCCTTCATCAGAATTAGAGATGGGGCCTTGGTCCTGGTTCACTGAAGCATAGGCAGAGACTGGGGGGATGGGGATGGCCAAGAATGTACCCCCGATAGTCATCAAGCTCAAGGCCGGAGCTACTCCCATCAGGGTTAAACAGTGTCCAATGAGCAAAGAAGCCAGGATGGGAATACGTCCCCATATTGAGAGACTACTACAACAAGGGATTCTAGTCACCTGCAAGTCCCCATGGAATACACCCCTGTTGCCTGTAAAGAAACCGGGCACTGGTGACTACTGACCAGTTCAGGATCTCCGAGAAGTTAACAAACGGGTACTAGATATTCACCCCACAGTGCCAAACCCCTATAACCTGCTCAGTTCTCTGCCCCCGGATAGGACTTGGTACTCAGTTTTAGACCTCAAAGATGCGTTCTTCTCCCTGAGACTTCATCCCCAGAGTCAGCTTATGTTTGCCTTCGAGTGGAGAGACCCAGAGAATGGCAGAAGAGGACAATTGACCTGGATGAGGCTGCTCCAAGGATTCAAAAACTCCCCCACCCTGTTCGATGAAGCACTCCACCGGGACCTAGCCCCTTTCAGGGATAACAATCCTCAGGTGACTCTTTTAATTTAAGTAGATGACCTTCTGATTGCCGCTGAGAATGCTTGAGActgtgagagaggtacagaacACCTCCTGACTGAGTTGGGTAAGTTGGGGTATCGAGCATCTATGAAAAAGGCCCAACTGTGCAGGACTGAGGTGACCTACCTGGGCTACACCTTGAAAGATGGACAGCGCTGGCTGACTGAAGCCAGAAAGCAGACTGTTATGCAGATCCCGACCCCAATCACCCCTTGTCAAGTAAGAGAATTTCTTGGGACAGCTGGGTTCTGCAGACTGTGGATCCCAGGTTTTGTCACCCTGGCAGCACCGTTATACTCCTTTACTAAAGAACAAGGGGAGTTTGTCTGGACAGAGGAACATCAAAAGGCCTTTGGTGCTTTGAAAAAGGCTCTGGTGGAAGCCCCAGCCTTGGCCTTACCAGATTTGACCAAGCCTTTCACCCTCTAGATGAGAGGAAGGGGGTTGCTAGGGGAGTTTTGACTCAGACTCTGGGACCATGGAAGCGCCCAGTGGCGTATCTCTCAAAGAAGCTAGATTCGGTAGCCAGTGGTTGGCCTGCCGGTTTAAGGGCCATAGCAGCTAAGGCTCTACTATCGAGAGATGCTGATAAACTAACCTTGGGCCAAAAACTGTCAATACTGCCCCCCCCCACGCTTTGGAGAGCATAGTCAGACAACCTCCCAATCGCTGGATGACCAATGCCCGAATGGCACATTACCAGAGTCTCCTCTTGACTGAGTGTATCACCTTCATCCCACCGGCCATCCTAAACCCCGCCACCCTGCTACCCAAGGCTGACTGCTCTGTGATCCACCAGTGTGAAGAAATACTGGCTGAAGAAACATCCAGAAGACTGGACTTGACTGATAAGCCCTGGCCAGGGGTGAAGACCTGGTTCACCGATGGGAGCAGCTTCATGGTTGAGGGTAAGCGAAAGGTGGGGGCAGCAGTGGTAGATGGGAAAAAGACAGTGTGGGCCTCAGCTCTGCCAGAAGGAACCTCAGCGCAGAAAGCAGAACTAGTGGCTCTAACacaagccctaaaactggcagaGGGACAACAAGTAAACATCTATACTGACAGTAGATATGCATTTGCTACTGCTCATGTACACGGTGCCATCTACAGACAGAGAGGGTTATTAACCTCAGCGGGTAAAGACATTAAGAACAAGAAGAGATTTTAAACCTTTTAGAGGCAATCCACCTTCCTAAAAAGGTGGCTATAATCCATTGTCCTGGCCATCAGAAAGGAACTGACTTTGTTGCTAAAGGAAATCAGATGGCTGACATTGAAGCAAAGAAGGCTGCTCAGGGACCCATGATTTTAGCTATCAAACTCAGGCTCAAGGTCCCTGACCCTATTAAGCTGCCATGGGCTGAGCCAGTGCCCGtatcagaggaagaaagcctataTTATCTATCTGGGCTTCATCAGTGGACCCACCTGGGACCCAAAAAGATGATGGAGATAGTGGCCCGGTCTCGGTATAAGATTCCAAGGCTGAAGAAACTAGCTCACAAGCTAGTACGACAGTTTAAACATGTGCTTTCACAAACGCCGGTCACCATCAAGAGGTAAAAGGAACCAGGCTGTGGGGAGACCGACCTGGTTCATATTGGGAGGTTGATTTCACTGAAGTAAGACCAGCCAGATATGGTAACAAATATCTCCTAGTGCTTATAGACACTTTCTCAGGATGGGTTGAGGCATTTCCCACCAAAAAGGAAACTGCTACTGTggtggccaagaagatactggaaaaGATTCTACCCAGATTTGGAGTACCAaaggtaattgggtcagacaatgggcctgccttcgtCGCCCAGGTAAGTCAGAGATTGGCCAGACAATTGGGGTTTGATTAGAAATTACATTGTTCTTActgaccccagagttcaggacaggtagagaggatgAATAGAACCATTAAGGAGGCCCTGACTAAATTGTCCATTGAGACCGATGGAAGTGATTGGACAGCCTTGCTCCCTCTTGCCGTATTCCGGGTTCGAAATACGCCCAGATTCCTGGGACTTACTCCTTTTGAGACTCTTTATGGATCCCCATCTCCCATCTAAGAGACCCTTGAGAGTGTATCACGCTCTGATGATGGCTATATTCCCCCTCTGCCTGTTCTAGCCCGACTAAAGGCCTTAGAAACTGTAAAGAAGGAGATCTGAGGAGCTTTGAAGAACTCTTATGCTCCAAAAGAAGACCCAGTGCCGCACCAGTTCGAGGTTGGAGACATCGGACGGGCAACCTTGAGCCACAGTGGAAATGCCCATACCTGGTCCTGTTGACCACCCCTACAGCAGTGAAAGTGGATGGCATAGCCTCATGGACCCACGCTTCCCACGTGAAAAGAGCACCTCCAGACTCTCAGCAAGATGAATGGGCCTTGGAAAAGACTGATAACCCTCTTAAGCTGCGCCTGTGTCATAAATGCTGCTCGGAGTAAGAATCCCAATCCCCATTCCCCTCAACAACTCATCTGGCAAATTGTGGACCCAATTACTGGCACCATTATAAACAGTACCCAACAGGTTGCCCCcctgggaacatggtggcctgcCTTATACTTCTGTCTCCGTAAGATCAACCCTGCGGCTAggagttcccccacccccaacttagTGTGCAGCTATGGGATTTACAGTTGTCCTGAGTCTGATAAAGATACATATTGTGGGGGACCCCAAGTCTTCTTTTGTGGGAAATGGAGCTGTGTCACCTCAAATGATGGAGATTGGAAGTGGGCTACATCATCCACTGAGGAtagactgactttttcttttgctaactcaGGACCAGGCCCACATGTGATAATGGGACTGTATAAAGACAAGCCATGCTCCCCAACCAATTTAGACTACATAAAGATGCAattcactgagaagggaaaagcaACAGACTTTTCTAGATGGTACAATGGTGTGACCTGGGGCATAGTCTTTTATAaatctggaggtggggtgggatctTGCCTTCTTGTCCACCTGAAAATAGAGAGCCCTCCAGCCCAATCTTTAGGCCCCAATAGTGTGTTATCTGAACAGAAACCACCCCCACCAGCTGCCCCAGTAGCACCTCCTAGGCCCACAGAAGGTAACATCCTCAGTTCCATTCTCACTCCAGCCACATCCATTCCAAGCACTGGACAGAGACAGTTACATTTAATTCAGGGAGCCTTTACTGTATTAAATGGATCTCAACCTAACATGACTAAATCCTGttggctctgcctctcctcaggaCCCCCTTATTATGAAGGTATTGCAATGACAATGACAGGGGCTTTTAACAACACCACCAGCCACAGTGCTTGTATATGGAACAGTAAAAGTAGATTAACCCTTACTGAAGTTTCAGGACAAGGGGTCTGCATAGGAAACCCACCAGAAGCTTATAAACATCTATGCAACCAGACTCTTAGGAGCCTAAAGACCTCTGTTAACAGATTTTTAGTAcctgaaattgataaatggtgggcttgcagctctgggctaacagctctatgtgtttccactgctatctttgatgagaacaaatattattgtgtacttgttcaGTTAATCCCCTGGGTTTACTATCATCCcacaggtactcttgaacgtgggtttgagatacaccctagccgggtggtggtggcgcatgcctttaatcccagcacttgggaggcagaggcaggcggatttctgagtttgaggccagcctggtctacagagtgagttccaggacagccagggctacacagagaaaccctgtcttgaaaaccaaaaaaaaaaaagagagagagagagagagagagagagagagagagagagagagagagagagagagataccctAGACGCTTCAGCAGGGAGcctgtttccttgactctagctgttatattgggcctgggagtggctataggtgtggggacaggtgctgctgcattgatacagacacctcattattttcatcagttgagaactgccattgatgtagatttgagagccctggaACAGTCAGTAGCAAAGTTACAAGAGTCATTGActtccctctcagaagttgttctacaaaatagaagaggactagacttgctgtttcttaaggaAGGCGGTTTGTGTGCTACTCTAAgggaagaatgttgcttctatttATTCAGGAGTGATAAAAGACTCTatgagtaaactcagagaaaggttagaccagagacaggaagatagagaggcacagcaaagttGGTTCGAAAGTTGATTCAttaagtccccttggttgacaaccctattatcctcccttgctggacctcttgtgattttactcttgcttttaaccatagggccctgaattttaaatagattagtaacttttgctagagaaaggataagtgctgttcagtttTTTGTGTTGTGCcaccaatatagagctttaggtcaagaaaatgataattatgataacactggagtttaaacttttctaaagatccaaatcggaaaaagtggggtaggaatggacttattaataattgagtttttatgattaaaaacataacctaattggaaaaagtggggatggagagtgaaaaattataaaggccattttatgaaatatgtgtagattttttgccttagacctgaacaggaaaagtgcagattccagaacatggaacagaaaataagatttcaggtcttcactACCCCAGGGCACATTctgggtgaaggacattgcccctgaatcagaggacacttgctggattacattcctcaagcctcaggcagtagaccCACCTGGGGGGGGGCGAAGCAgggagacacattcctgaccataaaaaatacaagccattgTATTTTGTAGtcacggtataggggacagtgacatggtaagactacatttttgagaagaatgagtatgcagaatgattttcacatgactctaatcatttagggtgagtatcTCTGAAAtgtactatttttatgttttgtatccttgacaacccctcatccCCTTCTCAttaccctggtttgtggtttttccctttaaaaccttcctcagactggctggcaggGGTCAGACTCTACTCCTGCACAAGTAtgtggtcagaccgctggctgccagctctcttctctaataaacctctgctgattgcatctaggtatggtttcttgtgatttttgggtggtcgtgatttcctaagacttgaggaagggtctcccgagtttgggggtcttcaacccttggtcctgtggaggcttgatgccccagtgtagggggattgTAAAGTAGCTATgctggtgtgggtgggtgggtgggtggaggaagacCATTTTAGAGGCTTAGGTGAGAAAGCATAGGATGGAGCTTTGCaaagaggagacagggaagggtgacaacacttgaaatgtaaataaataaagtatcacataaacaataaataaaataaaattcctccCCATTGGAGTAGAAAGCAGTCCTCAAGCTTGTCAACTTCTGGTTGATCTGTAATGCTGCCTTTGTCTTGGGAAagccaaacaaaaaaaagaatttagcaCACATCCCTTATAAATCATCTAATAACATTACTGCCAAGTTCATTTATCAAGTATTTTCAGcatataaattttcaaaaaaaatttgtaacattttcaaaaagctttgtttattttcagtgaaattttttttaaacaatgaattTACAGGTAATAGCCCACAGATATAGGTCACACCAAGAAGCCTCTCAGAGAAACTCTTTAAGTGTAATGACACAATATTGTACAATATGATGACCCTTGAATTCTTCAAATTATTGAGAAGGCTAAAATTTAGGAAGCACAGTGAAAAAAATTTTGTAGAGTAAATTGGACTAGGAGTAAAAGAATTTAGAGAAACTCTTTAAGTAAATTtaatcaaagagaaaataaacaaaaaagactaATCATTCTTAGACTCAAaagtcttgtttttatttttctgaaattgcAAATAGGTCATAAATTCCAGAAAAAAAGTGATACATAAAATTTTTTCAAGGTTCTGAAGAGGCAGTGAAATGGCTATTCTAGCAGTTGTTCTATCAACACTTAAAGAACATAGTGTTGTGTTTTGGAAATCAATAGACATTTTGATATGTTTGGGAGAATTTTACTGTGTATTTTTGCACTGATGTTCTttagagaaattggtctgaagttctcttgtggtctgtgagttttatcatgggtattct
Proteins encoded:
- the LOC143441855 gene encoding uncharacterized protein LOC143441855, coding for MKKAQLCRTEVTYLGYTLKDGQRWLTEARKQTVMQIPTPITPCQVREFLGTAGFCRLWIPGFVTLAAPLYSFTKEQGEFVWTEEHQKAFGALKKALVEAPALALPDLTKPFTL